The Sorangiineae bacterium MSr11954 DNA segment TTTCGATCGTCGAGACACCCGCCTGCCGGACCGTTTTGGTCGGCGTTCCCGACGTGGAGAGCGGCGTGAGGATCGCACCGCGGTTGGTCGCGGAGGGCGCGCAGCTCATCGAGCTCTGCGGCGGATTTGGACCGATGGGGACGGCTCGCGTTCTGTCGGTGATTCAACATGCCGTTCCCGTCGGCTCGGTCGCCTACGGCCCCGAATCGGTCGACGGGGTCCACGCGATCTTCGCCCCCGGCGCGTGAGAGCAACCCTCCGTCCCCGAGGCAACACGCTTCGACGTGGCATCGGTAGGAAGGAACGGACGCGCGCCCCCGTAAGCTACGGCGTGGGAGTCTCCGTCCGCCCTTCG contains these protein-coding regions:
- a CDS encoding DUF6506 family protein, which encodes MALQNWAFIYTAPGSPSEGTVSIVETPACRTVLVGVPDVESGVRIAPRLVAEGAQLIELCGGFGPMGTARVLSVIQHAVPVGSVAYGPESVDGVHAIFAPGA